In Anaerobacillus isosaccharinicus, one genomic interval encodes:
- the rsgA gene encoding ribosome small subunit-dependent GTPase A, giving the protein MPEGKIIKALSGFYYVEYQGEIYQCRARGNFRKRKLTPLVGDTVNFEAENKTDGYILGLKDRFNELVRPPIANVEQAILVFSAMEPKFSTLLLNRFLVHIESNNIEPIICVSKIDLLKPEQRDEINEYIIDYRKLDYTVLQTSIFMEELIEEVRPWLDHKTSVFAGQSGVGKSSLLNSLKPELNIETNEISTHLGRGKHTTRHVELIPIGSGLVADTPGFSSLDFIGIEAEELSNCFPEMRQREHGCKFRECTHSSEPKCAVKEAVEAGEIAKYRYEDYLSFLDEIKQQKRRY; this is encoded by the coding sequence ATGCCTGAAGGAAAGATTATTAAAGCTTTAAGTGGATTTTACTATGTGGAATATCAAGGAGAGATCTATCAATGCCGAGCTAGGGGGAATTTTCGTAAGCGAAAACTGACTCCATTAGTTGGTGATACCGTTAATTTTGAGGCAGAAAATAAGACTGACGGCTATATTTTAGGACTAAAAGATCGATTTAATGAACTAGTGCGGCCTCCAATCGCGAATGTTGAACAAGCAATCTTAGTTTTTTCAGCAATGGAACCGAAATTTAGTACACTATTATTAAATCGATTTTTAGTCCATATTGAATCAAATAATATCGAACCTATCATCTGCGTAAGTAAAATAGATTTATTGAAACCAGAGCAACGTGATGAAATTAATGAGTATATTATTGATTATCGAAAACTAGATTATACAGTTCTGCAAACATCCATTTTTATGGAAGAATTGATTGAAGAGGTTAGACCTTGGTTAGACCATAAAACGAGCGTTTTTGCTGGACAATCAGGTGTTGGTAAATCTTCATTATTAAATTCTTTAAAACCAGAATTGAATATTGAAACGAATGAGATCTCAACTCATTTAGGAAGAGGGAAGCATACAACAAGACATGTTGAATTAATTCCGATTGGATCAGGATTAGTTGCAGATACTCCTGGGTTTAGTTCTTTAGATTTTATTGGAATTGAAGCAGAAGAACTTTCGAACTGTTTTCCAGAGATGAGGCAAAGAGAGCATGGATGTAAGTTTAGAGAATGTACACATTCATCTGAACCCAAATGTGCTGTTAAAGAAGCGGTAGAAGCTGGGGAAATAGCAAAGTATCGCTATGAGGATTATTTAAGCTTTTTAGACGAGATAAAACAACAAAAACGGAGGTACTAA
- a CDS encoding thiamine diphosphokinase produces the protein MKVINLVAGGPSDCLPILSRRSNETWIAVDRGLEHLLQFKIEPDYCLGDFDSVSSSLKETILTRKFKQFPSEKDETDLDLALSYALNENPDIINIYGATGGRLDHEIVNLQLLLKGVGCYTTVFLIDKKNKITIKNPGSYTISKSKFSYISFLSFFEKVEGLTLEGFKYPLDNGQLKCGSSLCLSNELISNKGTFSFSSGILIVVESYD, from the coding sequence ATGAAAGTGATTAATCTTGTTGCAGGAGGACCGAGCGATTGTTTGCCTATTTTAAGTAGGAGATCAAATGAAACGTGGATTGCAGTTGATCGTGGACTAGAGCATTTGCTTCAGTTTAAGATTGAGCCAGACTATTGCCTAGGAGATTTTGACTCTGTTTCCTCGTCCCTTAAAGAGACAATTTTAACCAGGAAGTTCAAACAATTCCCTAGTGAAAAAGATGAAACAGATCTTGATTTAGCCCTATCATACGCGTTAAATGAAAACCCAGATATTATTAATATTTATGGAGCAACAGGTGGTAGATTAGATCATGAAATTGTTAATTTACAATTGCTACTAAAAGGTGTCGGGTGTTATACTACTGTATTTCTAATTGACAAAAAAAATAAAATTACGATAAAAAATCCAGGCTCTTATACCATTTCTAAAAGCAAATTTAGCTATATTTCGTTTCTTTCCTTTTTTGAAAAGGTAGAGGGCTTAACTCTTGAAGGTTTCAAGTATCCCTTGGATAATGGACAATTAAAGTGTGGATCAAGCTTATGTTTAAGTAATGAACTTATTTCTAATAAAGGTACTTTTTCATTTTCCTCTGGCATATTAATAGTGGTAGAAAGTTACGATTAG
- the thiT gene encoding energy-coupled thiamine transporter ThiT, whose product MKRPILHLTEIAMMAALALVLDLISIKGFWGYGGSVSLAMVPILLMAYRRGLSAGLITGFIVGSIQMFTGYFVHPVQIFLDYALAYTVVGFAGVFTITPLASRTKRALAIIIGVFLASFLRFITHFISGVVWFGIYAPEGMNVILYSIIYNASYMIPVFLLSTVIFILLSNTAPRLLHGK is encoded by the coding sequence ATGAAAAGACCGATTTTACACTTAACTGAGATTGCCATGATGGCAGCATTAGCGTTAGTGCTAGATCTTATTTCGATTAAAGGTTTTTGGGGATATGGAGGTTCTGTTTCACTAGCAATGGTCCCAATCCTTCTGATGGCTTATCGCCGTGGACTCTCGGCTGGATTAATTACAGGTTTCATTGTTGGGTCCATTCAAATGTTCACAGGTTATTTCGTTCACCCGGTACAAATATTTTTGGATTACGCACTTGCCTATACGGTTGTAGGCTTTGCTGGAGTATTCACAATAACACCTTTGGCAAGTAGAACAAAAAGAGCTTTAGCAATCATTATAGGGGTTTTCTTAGCCTCTTTCCTAAGGTTTATTACACACTTCATTTCTGGTGTCGTTTGGTTTGGGATTTATGCGCCTGAAGGAATGAATGTTATTCTTTACTCCATCATTTACAACGCATCGTATATGATTCCGGTATTTTTACTATCTACGGTCATCTTTATTTTGCTTTCAAATACAGCTCCTAGATTGTTACATGGGAAATAA
- the pknB gene encoding Stk1 family PASTA domain-containing Ser/Thr kinase codes for MAMIGKRINGRYHILETVGGGGMANVYKAHDAILNRTVAVKVLRPQFSDDDEFIRRFRREAQAATSLSHPNVVSIYDVGEESDLYYIVMEYVDGLTLKQLIQQRGSLPIEEIVDIMMQISSAIAHAHANQIVHRDIKPHNILISEQGEAKVTDFGIARAMTSATITHTNSVMGSVHYLSPEQARGGMVNEKSDIYSLGIVLYEMVTGRVPFSGDTAVSIAIKHLQTEVPSPRKYNPTLPQSLENIILKATAKDPFHRYASVREMETDLHTALDPKRIYEEKFVIPHDNDDVTKAIPIINENHFVNDEFDQTKISKPTSNSSETVNKEKPKKKKWVPIILITLLLLIGSVIAAFAIVPKLLHVDEVMIPEDLIGMEYEEAFETLVALGLTVEKETQLHDEIAEGHVISTNPEGGRTVKVNTSVRVFVSEGKPRIEMVDVTQMDKELARRTLIGLGFAYENIRFNSEESDIKEDTVIDQFPLEGEMVIPEETDVILTFSIPLTFSLENLNGYSREEVIDYLKQYGLSSNFEAEFSELIPADHVIRQSPPRGTIVRKGDSVTVFFSKGPEPKPEPEPINTVIEFPVEMSLEDEMAGRIYPVTITYKDSTTNEHIIFVEEKLINKTTMFKVPVKINPKETAEVIIYITDQERYVYDTIKVSYEEVSAN; via the coding sequence ATGGCGATGATTGGTAAAAGAATAAATGGTCGTTATCATATTTTAGAAACGGTCGGCGGTGGTGGTATGGCAAATGTGTACAAAGCACATGATGCTATTTTAAACCGTACTGTAGCAGTAAAAGTATTACGTCCACAGTTTTCAGATGATGATGAATTTATCCGTAGATTTAGAAGAGAAGCACAGGCGGCTACAAGCTTATCACATCCTAATGTTGTAAGTATTTATGATGTCGGTGAAGAGTCTGATTTATATTATATCGTCATGGAATATGTGGATGGTTTAACGTTAAAGCAACTAATTCAGCAACGTGGCTCATTGCCAATTGAGGAAATCGTTGATATTATGATGCAAATATCATCTGCTATTGCCCATGCCCATGCAAATCAGATTGTACATCGCGATATTAAGCCTCATAATATACTTATAAGTGAACAAGGTGAAGCAAAAGTAACAGACTTTGGGATTGCTAGGGCTATGACTTCGGCTACAATTACTCATACAAACTCAGTTATGGGTTCTGTTCATTATCTTTCACCAGAGCAAGCTAGGGGTGGAATGGTTAATGAGAAATCAGATATTTATTCATTAGGAATTGTCTTGTATGAAATGGTAACTGGAAGAGTGCCTTTCTCAGGAGATACAGCTGTTTCTATTGCTATTAAGCATCTACAAACAGAAGTTCCTTCACCAAGAAAATATAACCCTACGTTGCCACAAAGTCTTGAAAATATAATTTTAAAAGCAACAGCAAAAGACCCGTTTCATCGTTATGCTAGTGTACGGGAAATGGAGACAGACTTACATACAGCTTTAGATCCAAAGCGCATCTATGAGGAAAAATTTGTGATTCCTCATGATAACGATGATGTAACAAAAGCGATTCCGATTATTAATGAAAATCATTTTGTAAATGATGAATTTGATCAAACAAAAATTAGTAAGCCAACTAGTAATAGTTCTGAGACAGTAAATAAGGAGAAACCCAAAAAGAAGAAATGGGTACCCATCATTCTTATTACATTACTGCTCTTAATAGGATCAGTAATTGCTGCTTTTGCTATTGTTCCAAAGCTTCTTCATGTTGATGAAGTAATGATCCCTGAGGATTTAATTGGTATGGAGTACGAGGAAGCATTTGAAACTTTAGTTGCTCTTGGACTCACTGTTGAGAAAGAAACCCAGCTTCATGATGAGATTGCTGAGGGGCATGTCATTAGTACGAACCCAGAAGGCGGCCGCACTGTAAAGGTTAATACATCTGTCAGAGTTTTTGTTAGTGAAGGTAAACCGAGAATAGAGATGGTAGATGTTACTCAAATGGATAAGGAATTAGCTCGACGAACATTAATTGGTCTTGGTTTTGCGTATGAAAATATTCGGTTCAATTCAGAAGAATCTGATATAAAAGAAGATACAGTCATCGATCAATTTCCATTAGAAGGAGAAATGGTCATTCCAGAAGAAACAGATGTCATTCTTACGTTTAGTATCCCATTAACATTTAGTTTAGAAAACTTAAATGGTTATTCTCGGGAAGAAGTTATTGATTATTTAAAACAATATGGTTTGAGTAGCAATTTTGAAGCGGAATTCTCAGAGCTAATCCCTGCCGATCATGTGATTAGACAAAGCCCACCGAGGGGAACTATTGTAAGAAAAGGTGATTCTGTCACCGTGTTCTTTTCAAAAGGACCAGAACCAAAGCCTGAGCCAGAACCAATTAATACGGTGATTGAATTTCCTGTCGAAATGTCTTTAGAAGATGAGATGGCGGGGCGAATTTATCCTGTAACAATCACGTATAAAGATTCTACTACAAATGAGCATATTATTTTTGTTGAAGAGAAACTTATTAATAAAACAACAATGTTTAAGGTTCCCGTGAAGATTAACCCAAAAGAGACAGCTGAAGTAATCATTTATATTACTGATCAAGAGCGATACGTATATGACACGATCAAGGTATCTTATGAAGAGGTTAGTGCTAATTAG
- the rpmB gene encoding 50S ribosomal protein L28, with protein MARKCVITGKQARTGNKRSHALNKTKRKWGVNVQKVRIMVDGKPKRVYVSARALKSGKVERV; from the coding sequence ATGGCACGTAAATGTGTAATTACTGGAAAACAAGCTCGTACAGGAAACAAACGCTCACACGCATTGAACAAAACGAAGCGTAAGTGGGGCGTAAACGTACAAAAAGTACGTATTATGGTAGATGGAAAGCCAAAGCGTGTATACGTTTCTGCTAGAGCTTTAAAATCTGGCAAAGTTGAGCGCGTATAA
- the spoVM gene encoding stage V sporulation protein SpoVM has translation MKFYTIKLPKFLGGFVRAILNSFKKG, from the coding sequence ATGAAATTTTATACGATTAAGCTACCCAAGTTTTTAGGTGGATTTGTAAGGGCGATTTTAAATTCATTTAAAAAAGGTTAA
- a CDS encoding Asp23/Gls24 family envelope stress response protein, which yields MTIKMKTQLGVINVSKEVVAVIAGGAAIDCYGIVGMASQKQLKDGLNELLGKENFTRGVVIREEEDEIHIDMYIIVSYGTKISEVAHNVQTKVKYQLEQMLGLTVDSVNIFVQGVKVTNL from the coding sequence ATGACAATTAAGATGAAAACACAATTAGGTGTAATCAATGTTTCAAAAGAAGTAGTAGCCGTTATTGCTGGTGGTGCTGCTATTGACTGTTATGGAATTGTAGGTATGGCCTCGCAAAAGCAACTAAAGGATGGACTAAACGAACTATTAGGAAAAGAAAATTTTACTAGAGGCGTTGTCATCCGTGAAGAAGAGGATGAAATTCATATCGATATGTATATTATCGTTAGCTACGGAACAAAGATTTCTGAAGTAGCCCATAACGTTCAAACAAAGGTAAAATATCAATTAGAGCAAATGTTAGGTTTAACCGTTGATTCAGTCAATATTTTTGTGCAAGGAGTTAAGGTTACAAACCTATAG
- the rpe gene encoding ribulose-phosphate 3-epimerase, whose product MIKIAPSILSADFARLGEEIKDVERGGADYIHVDVMDGHFVPNITIGPLIVDAIRPITTLPLDVHLMIENPDQYIPQFAKAGADIITVHVEACAHLHRTVHLIKEQGVKAGVVLNPATPVDTIQHIIDDVDMVLLMTVNPGFGGQKFIKQVLPKIYAVSEMSKSKGLSIDIEVDGGVNVETAKLCIEAGANVLVAGNAVYSEKDRGQAIKAIRGY is encoded by the coding sequence ATGATAAAGATTGCACCGTCAATCCTATCTGCAGATTTTGCAAGACTTGGAGAGGAAATTAAAGATGTTGAAAGAGGAGGGGCAGACTACATTCATGTGGATGTTATGGATGGACATTTTGTACCTAATATAACAATTGGCCCACTTATTGTAGATGCGATTCGCCCGATTACAACCTTGCCATTAGATGTTCATTTAATGATTGAAAATCCCGATCAGTATATCCCGCAATTTGCTAAGGCTGGTGCTGATATTATTACAGTGCATGTTGAGGCTTGTGCACATTTGCATCGAACAGTCCATTTAATTAAAGAACAAGGTGTAAAAGCTGGTGTTGTTCTTAATCCAGCAACTCCTGTAGATACAATCCAGCATATTATTGATGATGTCGATATGGTATTGTTAATGACGGTTAACCCTGGATTTGGAGGACAAAAATTTATTAAGCAAGTACTTCCGAAAATATATGCGGTCAGTGAAATGTCGAAGTCAAAAGGTTTGTCAATTGACATTGAAGTTGATGGTGGTGTTAATGTAGAGACTGCAAAGCTTTGTATTGAAGCAGGTGCTAATGTATTAGTAGCTGGCAATGCTGTCTATAGTGAAAAAGATCGAGGACAGGCTATTAAAGCAATTAGAGGTTACTAA